Within Thermodesulfobacteriota bacterium, the genomic segment CAAGGCCGACATGATCAAGCCCGGCGCCACCGTCATCGACGCGGCCATCAACGAAAAGCCCGACGGCTCGATCACCGGCGACGTGGACCCGGCCGCGGCCGACGTGGCGGGCGTCCTCACCCCGGTCCCCGGCGGCGTGGGCAGCCTCACCACCACCATCATCATCGGGAACACCGTCAAGGCCCTGAAGCTCCAGAAGGGACTGTAGGCCTGTAGGGCGGGGCTCGCCCCGCCGCCCGCAGTCCGCTGTCTTTCGGTGGGGCCAGCCCCACCCTACGGCTGATCGCCTTCCATAAGGAGGAACCCATGTCCATTTACGAAAAGACCGTCAGCGAGTACCTCGACGTCGCCGCCTCCAAGAGCCCGACCCCGGGCGGGGGAAGCGTGAGCGCGGTGGTGGCCGCCAATGCGGCGGCCATGGTGAGCATGGTGGCCAACCTCACCCTGGGCAAGAAGGGCTACGACGAGGTCCAGGGCCTGGCCCAGGAGACCGCCGCCGGCTGCGCCAAGCTCATCGCCCAGTTGAAGGACCTCACCGCCAAGGACATGCAGGCCTTCGACATCTTCATGCAGGCCTGGAAGCTGCCGTCGGGCAGTGACGCCGAGAAGAAGGCCAAGGACGAGGCCATGGAGAAGGCGGCCCAGAACGCCTCCCAGGTGCCCCTCGACATCTGCAAGGTCTGCCTCGAAATCCTCAAGTACGCCGCCAAGCTCGCCCCCGTGGGCAACAAGGGCGCCATCTCCGACGTGGGCGTGGGGGCCTACGTGGCCGAGGCGGCGATGAAGGCGTGCATGCTCAGCGTCGACATCAACCTGCCCTCCATCCAGACCGCCTCCTTCAAGCAGATGCTCGTCTCCGAGCGCGCCCGCCTCTTCACCGAGGCCGAAGAGCTCAAGATCCTGGCCCTGGCCGACGTGAAGAAGCGGCTGTAGGCGCGAAGCCTGCCGGCCATTGCGCGGGCCCGGGGCAACCCGGGCCCGCTCTCGTTTCCGGCGGGACCGGGACGGTAAGCGGCAAACGACCGGTTGATGCCGACCACGAAGACACGAAGGCACAAAGGAACTCGGGCGGGTGGAAGGCGCCGCCGGGCACGGTTCGATGACGCCGTGGCAGGTTCAGAGAACCAACCCTGTCGGCAATCTTGGTGTCTTCGTGTCTTGGTGGTTCAAGATCTCCGTCCGGTGCCGCCGTTGACCTTTCCGGGGTCGGGGCGCATACTATCCTCACGATCTGCCAATGGGGGCGATCTGGTTTCGACGGGGATGCTGAAGCCGGCGGTCGCGTGCCGAGGTGCCCGTAGGCCTCGTAAAACAACGGGCAAAACGATAGCTGCCGACAACTACAGCTACGCACTCGCCGCCTAAGGGCGACGACGTCCGACCCATTCAGCCTGCGGGGTGGACTCGGACGACAAACTAGCAGGATAGTCCCGCCGAGGCGCTCCCCGGCGGCGGGGCAAAACGCAGGGGAGATCGCGGAGCCGGGATCCTGTCCGTGGGAGCCCGCCTCCTCTAAAATAAACCATGGACTACGCACGTAGGGGCTCCGGTAGAAGGTCTTCGGACGGGGGTTCGATTCCCCCCGCCTCCACCATTACCCAATCCGAGCAAGTCCAAGAAAGGCCGGCGACCCAAGGAAAGACAAGGGTTTCCGGCCTTTCCTGCGTCCGCTCCCGTCCGTTTTCGTCCATTGACATCCGGGGGCAAGTGGGGTAAAGGATGGGGGCAACAGCAGCCCTCGCCGAGGAGTTGCCCCCATGCCCCTCACCGATACCGCCATCCGCAACGCCAAGCCCGCCACCAAGCCCCGCAAACTCTCCGACGAGCGCGGCCTGTACCTGGAAGTTGCCCCCAGCGGGGGCAAGTGGTGGCGCCTCAAGTACCGCTTCGGGGGAAAGGAGAAGCGCCTGTCCCTGGGCGTGTACCCCGACGTGGGCTTGAAGGACGCCCGCGACCGGCGCGACGACGCCCGCAAGCTCCTCGCCAACGGGATTGACCCGGGGGCGGTCCGCAAGGCGGAGAAGGCCGCGGGCACGGTCCGCGCGGCAAACAGCTTCGAGGTGGTGGCGCGGGAGTGGTACGCGAAGTTCTCTCCCGGGTGGGTCCCGAGCCACGGCGGCCGCATCCTGCGCCGACTGGAGAAGGACGTGTTCCCCTGGATCGGAGCCCGCCCCGTGGCGGAGGTGGCCGCGCCGGAGCTCCTGCGCGTGGTCCGCCGGATCGAAAGCCGCGGCGCCCTGGAAACCGCGCATCGGGCCTTGCAGAACTGCGGGCAGGTGTTCCGCTACGCGGTGGCAACCGGCCGGGCCGACCGCGACCCTTCCGGCGACTTGCGCGGCGCCCTTCCCCCGGTGAAGGAACGTCACCATCCCAGCATTACGGACCCCAAGGAGATCGGGGCTCTTCTCCGCGCGATCGACGACTACACCGGGGACTTCGTGACGAAGTGCGCCCTGGGGCTGGCGCCGCTCGTTTTCGTCCGCCCCGGGGAACTGCGCCGCGGGGAGTGGTCCGAAGTGAACATGGAAGCCGCCGAGTGGCGAATCCCCGCGGAGCGCATGAAGTCGCGCGCCCCGCACCTTGTCCCCCTGAGCCGGCAAGCCCTCGACGTGCTGCGCGAGCTCCACCCCCTCACGGGCGCCGGCCGGTACCTGTTCCCCGGGGCCCGCTCCTCAAGCCGGCCGATGAGCGAGAACACCGTCAACGCGGCCCTGCGGCGCCTGGGGTACGCCAAGGACGAAATGACCGGGCACGGCTTCCGCAGCATGGCGTCAACCCTCTTGAATGAACAAGGCTGGCACCGGGACGCCATCGAGCGCCAGCTTGCCCACGGGGAGCGGGACAGCGTGCGGGCCGCCTACAACTACGCCGAGCACCTGGCCGAGCGGCGCCGCATGATGCAGGCATGGGCCGACTTCCTGGACGGGCTCCGCAAGGGCGGGGACGTGATCCCGTTCCGGCGAGGGGCGGCCGGGTAGAACAGACCGCAACGCCCCGCCTAGGCCGACGGGCCGAACACCCGCACCCCCAGCGGGCCGGCGGGGCGCCTTCTCTCCTGGGGAGCACCTGGGGAGGTGCGACGTGGCCAAGGAACCGAAGCCCCTGCCCTGTGGACACCCAAGACACGGCGCGGCTCCGCCGTGGGGCGACTGCGTGGCGTGCCGCGCGGCCGGTCCCTGCCCGAACCGGCCCCGCAAGTCTTCCCCTTGCCCTTCCTGCGGGCGCCGAACCTACACCGACGAGCCCCGTTGTGGTCACTGTGGGAAGCCGCTCCCACCCCGTCCGACGGTCAAGGTGAAGATGATGCCGGCGGGGCGGGCGGACGTGTTCGACGCCGCGGGGAACCTGCTGGAGTCCTTCGAGCACGGGCCGGAGCCGCTCATCACGGTGGACGGCTTGGGGGCCTACCTGGGGGGCGACGTGGGGCCGGAGGGCCGCGCCCTGGAGAACGCCTTGCGAGGGAGTGACGCCCTGACAGCCGCAAAGGAGGCCGCGTCTCTGACGGATGCAGTCCACCGGGCCAAGGGGCTGGCCGCACAGGGAGAACACGGGACCAAGAGCCGCGGCAAACAGAAGCGAAGCCGTGCGTGGACCGCCGTTGTGGCGCGGCACCTACACGAGGCCCACCCTGGCCCAACCGACGAAGCCGCTTTCAGACAAGCGAAGTCCTGGACCAAGCCCGTGAAGATCGAAGGCGAGGAGGAGGTCTTCCGCGTCTACTGGCACGAGCCGGCGAATGCCCTTCAATGTGAGGGGCGCCGCGGGCAACTTGGCTTCTCCGGATTCCGTGAAAAGAGGAGGGTCTATCGAAAGGAAATGAGCGCCGCTAGCCCGTAGATGCGTTTTCCTGCGACGTAAGCCGGCTTTCGTCGCGTCCATCCTCGTTACAGTCCGGTCATGCTCAACGCCTTCCAAGGAGGTTGACCGTGGCCGAAAGACTGTTGCGACTCCCTGCCGTCCTGTCCCTCGTTCCCTGGTGCCGGTCCACCCTGTACGCCAAGGTGAAGGCTGGCGAGTTCCCCCCTCCTGTGACCTTGGGGGCGCGTTCGGTAGCTTGGCGCGAGTCTGAGGTTTCCGCCTGGATCGACGGCCGCCCCGAAGCTCTGCGCCGGGCCGCCTGAGATGGGCCCCCGCG encodes:
- a CDS encoding cyclodeaminase/cyclohydrolase family protein, with the translated sequence MSIYEKTVSEYLDVAASKSPTPGGGSVSAVVAANAAAMVSMVANLTLGKKGYDEVQGLAQETAAGCAKLIAQLKDLTAKDMQAFDIFMQAWKLPSGSDAEKKAKDEAMEKAAQNASQVPLDICKVCLEILKYAAKLAPVGNKGAISDVGVGAYVAEAAMKACMLSVDINLPSIQTASFKQMLVSERARLFTEAEELKILALADVKKRL
- a CDS encoding integrase arm-type DNA-binding domain-containing protein, with amino-acid sequence MPLTDTAIRNAKPATKPRKLSDERGLYLEVAPSGGKWWRLKYRFGGKEKRLSLGVYPDVGLKDARDRRDDARKLLANGIDPGAVRKAEKAAGTVRAANSFEVVAREWYAKFSPGWVPSHGGRILRRLEKDVFPWIGARPVAEVAAPELLRVVRRIESRGALETAHRALQNCGQVFRYAVATGRADRDPSGDLRGALPPVKERHHPSITDPKEIGALLRAIDDYTGDFVTKCALGLAPLVFVRPGELRRGEWSEVNMEAAEWRIPAERMKSRAPHLVPLSRQALDVLRELHPLTGAGRYLFPGARSSSRPMSENTVNAALRRLGYAKDEMTGHGFRSMASTLLNEQGWHRDAIERQLAHGERDSVRAAYNYAEHLAERRRMMQAWADFLDGLRKGGDVIPFRRGAAG
- a CDS encoding AlpA family phage regulatory protein, with product MAERLLRLPAVLSLVPWCRSTLYAKVKAGEFPPPVTLGARSVAWRESEVSAWIDGRPEALRRAA